A section of the Nitrososphaerota archaeon genome encodes:
- a CDS encoding sulfite exporter TauE/SafE family protein: protein MFENLWLIPLGFVAGVIGSIVGLGGGIVVVPVLTILGIPHTIASSSSLFAAFSNSVASTSIYAKQKRIDYKIGLRLGLFSIPGTILGAILSGQVTPDVFKILFGVVLVASCYYLFVKRNLESKQGNFSAKMLAVSSGASFFAGILSSFFGIGGGIVFVPLMIIGLGIGVKNSTATSQLILLFSSASGIIIHVLLGHANFEYSILLSIGAFAGGLVGARLSLEIKENKIRVLIISVILVAAIKLFLDALGI from the coding sequence ATGTTTGAAAATCTATGGCTAATCCCGCTTGGCTTTGTGGCAGGAGTGATTGGCTCTATTGTTGGTCTTGGAGGTGGGATTGTTGTCGTTCCGGTGTTGACGATTCTTGGCATTCCTCATACAATTGCATCAAGTAGTAGTCTTTTTGCAGCATTCAGCAATTCTGTGGCGTCCACGAGTATATACGCAAAGCAAAAACGTATTGACTACAAAATTGGACTCCGTTTGGGATTGTTTTCTATTCCAGGAACAATTCTTGGAGCAATTTTGTCTGGCCAGGTAACGCCAGACGTCTTCAAAATATTGTTTGGTGTGGTACTTGTTGCATCGTGCTATTATCTATTTGTGAAGAGAAATCTTGAGTCCAAACAAGGCAATTTTTCAGCTAAAATGTTGGCGGTGTCATCTGGGGCTAGCTTTTTTGCAGGAATTCTGTCAAGCTTTTTTGGGATTGGGGGTGGAATTGTTTTTGTCCCACTAATGATAATTGGACTTGGAATTGGAGTCAAAAACTCTACTGCCACATCGCAGTTAATTTTGTTGTTTTCATCAGCTTCTGGAATCATTATTCATGTTTTGCTAGGTCATGCTAACTTTGAATATTCTATTTTGCTGTCAATAGGTGCTTTTGCAGGGGGACTAGTCGGTGCAAGGCTATCTCTTGAAATAAAAGAAAACAAGATTAGGGTTCTAATAATATCCGTCATTTTGGTTGCAGCAATCAAGCTTTTCTTGGATGCACTTGGTATTTGA